The Dioscorea cayenensis subsp. rotundata cultivar TDr96_F1 chromosome 18, TDr96_F1_v2_PseudoChromosome.rev07_lg8_w22 25.fasta, whole genome shotgun sequence genome includes the window TTAATGCTGTTACTGCAAGCAATTTTACcggaaaattttgattttagcAACCAGTTTATTTGTGCTAAATTGCACTAAATACTTAGAACTTAAAAAGATAGCGATGACTAATTAAGAGTTGTCTTTAAAAAGTCAAGTGTTCACAACTTCACATTTATTGCCAATTTTATCATAACATTAAACTTCAACTTCTCAGCATTCCGCAAATTTAGATAGCTCTTTTTCGGTAATATTGTTACATATCTAACTTGCCGATGACTTTGGCACTAGTACTAGTCACACCAAGTTCTCTTCATAGGGGTACTAAGATCATTATTATCAAATGGCTTAATGCTAGTTTAATGGTAATCTCCACAATAATAGACCATATGTTGTAGTACTTATTCATAAGTTATTCAAGTTAAAACAATAAGTTTTGATAAAGTAGCTTTGCTGATCTTAGGGTGCTCTTTTCAACATCTTCTAAGCAAATGCATTGTGGAAACAGACCTGtttctaagaaaaacaaaattaattcaaaagcTTTTTGGTATACATAATGACACAACAATCAGttaaattttttcaataattggCATGTTTTCTGCAAATTATTAATAGCCATATAATGTCCACACAAACCTCCACTGTACCTTGGTATACTTGCACTCTAATTAAGACACACACACTTGTATTTGTGAAAAGGGATTATGGCCCCTCTACAAGAGGCAAGATGAGcatttgtttggttgggggacaACCCATCAAGGGGGGCCACATTTCCATATCTTAAGAAAGATATGCATGTAACCCATCTTTTTAAGTGCCTTGTGAGAGAAAGGGAAGCATATGACCCCACTAGTCCCTTAAATTCAATGGGGTCCCAATTAAATGATCAAGTCATGACCATATTGGATGTCACATCATCTATGGTGCTAATCTTAAGAGAAACTAGTGTTGGCTTAGCAGCAACAAACAAACTTTAactattaataattgaattttcaatGATTTCATGCTTCTACTTATAATTCCAGCACACAAGTAATTTTGAAAGAGTTGAAGTGAATATATGTAAAGGAATAACAATGCTCTCACTTCTACCCTAGTGAAGGTAAATAATTGAACACAAGAAAACCACAGGTATAATCTCTCAAAGTTTACTGAAGATAAAACTAGATAATAAGAATGTGGACCTGAATGCTCATGTTCTAAGCTGCCTCCTATCAGGAGACAACAGAACATAAAacctttttcaataaaaaagaaCTGGTATAAGATTTCACAAAGCTTGATGAATTTAGTAGATGTTAACTAGCAAGTATCTTTCAGTTTTTTCACTTTACCATCTCTATAGACCTATCTTGGCATTTCTATTTTATAGAATCTGCAAGTTATTACAACAATGAGAGAGGTAGGctgaaaaatataaagagatGATGTATGAAACTGTTAGCTTAGTAgagaacaaaataaagataacCTGTTTTGCCATGCTACAAGCCTTCTCGGATGAATTCAGGATCTCATAATAAAAGACGGAGAAATTTAGTGCCAGGCCCAGCCTAATAGGCTGTGTTGGTGGAAGATCCACAAGTGCAATACCCTAACAAAgtagaaacaagaaaaatcaaggaaaattaACAAGTAAGAAGCGCATTACAAATACAACATAATTCTAGGAAGTAGTCCCACTGATCACACCTAAATTCAGATTATAATATGATAACTGAATATCTCAGAAAGTATATCCTATGGTAAAGTTCTTTGCTTCAATCAATAGCATGCATGCGCTCAAGAAAGAAAGTGTACAGAATTGAATGCATCATTCAAACAACTATGAGTAGACAATAACTCTGAATAACAAGGCTAAGTCgcaatattttaataaacgaaacaaaactagaaatgcaccatttttatttcttacatCAGGCTCTCGATAACAACCGTGTTTAGGAAAGCGAAGAGATCAATTACCAAGGAAAATTTTGATTCCACACTATAATAAAGAATGCTTGGGGAGTGACTGTAGTATGCTCTGTAAATAAGAGTAATGatataatgaacaaataaaaaagagccTGTGACAAGCCACCATTATAGAACCCTAAAAAAATGGACTGGAGAAGGATCTCCGCTCATTGATCTGAATAAATTCCAGAAGGGCATATGAAATCAATCCTATTTACTGCTCTAACAGTCCATATGTTCACTACACAAGAAGAATTGATAGTAATAGCTGAACAGTGGAACATTTTCCCATGGAGCAAGCAACCTTTGATTAGTATTTGAAGAAAACTTTAGATCATAACCAGAGAATTAACACGCTATTATGCATTGTGAGGTTTTAAaattgagaaagaaagaaaaaaaaaacgtacTCACCAAACCAAATGCCTAAtaataaagagagaaaagagaaaaatgatgaTGACTAAATTAAGCAAATTAACCAACCAAAATTTCACCTTGTTATTATCAGCATAGAACTTCATGGTGTTCAATTAGTGAGAATTGAAATCTACGTTGTTAAGGCCCTTTAATATAGATTACAATAAGAACAAGTCATCTCTTACAAAGAAATAGGTATTAATAAGCAACCAACTATACACaactaaaccataaaaaagaaaataaaaacaaggtgGGAAAATTggtaaagaaaagaagacaacAATTACTAATTTTCAAGTAGTAACAAACAATCCTAatccaaaaaaatgaaaggCTATTCTTAAATTGAGGGAAACTACAAGGAAAAGaagggaaagaaaaaagatGGCATAAAATTATACTTGTGCTCACTTAATATCTGAacacaataaaatgaacaaGTAAATAGAACAATCAAACTTTTGTGGCAGTGTTTCCCTTTCCTTTTCCCCCCAAATCCCATTATACtccaatttttttcactttctaTCCTATTACACCATTTCACCCCAATCCAAACTACATAATCACAGTTAGATAATTCTATGTAAAATCAATAAAGATGCAAACTTTGCAAGAAGAAAGCcccaaaaattcatcaaaaaaaaaaaaagtatacctGTGCTTCCTTGTACGCAGCCATGGTCTCATCGGCCGCCTTCTTCCTCTCATCCCCAATCTTAAACTCCGCAACATATCGATGATAATCCCCCTTCATCTTCAAATAGAAAACCTTGCTCTCACTCGACTCCACTGAGGgcacaaggtttgaatcaagAAGCCCTAGAATCTCTCCACAAACCGAGCTCAGCTCACTCTCGATCCGACCACGGTACGAGCGCACAAGCGCGACGTGATCCTCATTCCGGCGCGATTCCTCCTTCTGCTCGATCGATGAGACGATCCTCCACGCCGCTCGGCGAGATCCTACCATGTTCTTATAAGCGACGGAGAAGAGGTTCCGCTCCTCCACCGTGAGCTCTTCGCCCGGTGAGCAGCATCGGACGAGACTCTTCATGAACCCCGCCATCTCCTCGTAGCGCTCCGCTTGCTCTGCTAGCTTAGCGAGGTACACCCACTCCTCACGAGTTCGCCCTTCCGCCATCTCCGCCATTGGAATCAGAGCTCAAGCACCGCTCGCGAGAGAAAAGACGAAGACTCTGAAGACGACGACGACAACCACGTGTTCTTCTTTTTATCTCCcctaaaaaacttaaatttttattttcatttattccttttttttaaaaatattttttttaaaaaaattatttattattattattctgttTATGGAATATGGATAAACCCTTATCCACCCCcaactattttaaataaataactatataataataataaaaaatttaaaaacgaataaaaatctaaattatcaacaaaaaaaaataaagaatttttttatattaattaattttaattaattaaacactcCATTATCTCCAAAAACAAACACTTTTTTAGTCCAAGAGAAATTTCCCACCAAAATTCATGCCAAGGATCTATTAAAAATAGTCACCATCTCAGGGACCAGTCATAAATTTCACCCActaccatcttcttcttcttcgcgcTCAACCGCCATTGTTGCCCTCTTTGCAAGCTCGCTGAAGCTCTCAATGCCCTCCAATGGTATCTCCTCGTCCTCCCCCTCTCCCCTGGATCTCTCCTCTCCACTACCCGAAAGGGCTGAAACCTTCCTCCCCTTCCCCTCCTCCCTGCCCCGCCGAGAGCCGCCCTCGCCGCCGCTTCATCTCCCATACTGACGCCATCCGCCTGATCACTCACCACTCCGACCCCCAGCAAGCCCTCGACCTCTTCAACTCTTGCGCCGCGCAGCCCGGCTTCGCCCACAACCACGCCACCTACTCCGCCATCCTCCTCCGCCTCGCACGCTCCCGCAAGTTCCTCGCCATCGACGCTCTCCTCCACCGCATCTCCTCCGAGCCCTGCCGCTTCCACGAGTCCATCCTCCTCTCCCTTATGCCCTTCTTCTCTCGTGCTTCCCTCCATGAGAAAACCCTCGATGccttcttctccattctccCCCTCACCCGCTTCAAACCCTCCTCCAAAGCCCTCGCCACCTGCCTCAAcctcctcctctcctcctcccGTTTCGATCTCGCCCAATCCCTTCTCTCCCATGCCCAATCCCATCTCGGCATCTCCCCCAACACTTGCGTCCGCAACATCCTCATCAAACACCTCTGCAAGTCCGGCGATCTCAGCGCCGCATTCAAGGTGTTCGACGAAATGCGCCACTCGGACTCCTCCTCCCCGCCCAATCTCATCACCTACTCCACTCTCATGGCCGCTCTCTGCAATGAAGGTAAGCTCAAGGATGCATATCAACTGTTTGAGGAAATGATCGAGAGAGACAAGATCGCCCCCGATGCTCTCACTTACAATGTCCTCATCAATGGATTCTGTAAACACGGGAAGGTTGAGAAGGCGAAGGCCGTGCTGGAGTTCATGCGGAGGAATGACTGCGAGCCGAATGTCTTCAACTATGCTTCTCTCATGAATGGTTTCTGCAAACAAAGCAGGATTGAGGATGCAAagaaggtgtttgatgaaatgcaaaGCTCTTGCCTTGAGCCTGATGCAGTGACTTACACTACATTGATCAGTTGCTATTGCCGAGCTGGGAGAGTTGATGAAGGGATTGAATTGGTTAAGCAAATGAGGAACAGAGATTGCAAGGCTGATGTTGTCACTTATAATGTGGTCATTGAAGGTttgtgcaaggttgagaggtttcGGGAGGCGATGGAATTGCTCGAGAGCTTGCCGTATGAAGGTGTTCGATTAAACGTTGCAAGTTATAGGATAGTGATGAACTCCTTGTGTGCAAAAGGGGATATGGAGATGGCTTTGGGATTGCTGGGTTTGATGCTTGGAAGAGGAGTTGTACCACATTTCGCCACTTCGAACAAGTTGTTGGTTGGATTGTGTGACGCCGGAAGCGTTGCTAATACAGCAATTgctttgtttggattggctgAGATGGGGTTTGCGCCGGAGATTGGTTGTTGGATTAGATTGGTTGAGTGTATGTGCCGGGAGAGGAAGCTTGTGAGGGTTCTGCAAGTGTTCGATGAAATTATCAATCATTGTGGAGCTTTAGAGTTCTGAGATTTAAGCagtggagatgatgagattgctCTAGAGAGCTTGTGGTGAGAAAGTGTTCAACTTTATGGGCATGTTCATTTGggctgaagtgggggaagtgggggaagtggtgCACTTCCTCCACTTCCCACTGAAGTGAAAACATAACTAGATCCACTTCAGGCTTTTGTTACTGAAATGACTACCATATAAATAATGAGTTCCTTCCACTTCCCCCATCCTAATGAGCTCCTTGGAAGTGAGACTTCCTCATCGGCCCTACCTCTTTCTTCCTTTTTCACCACTCTTCCTCTCTGGATCTTTCAGACCTTTTCAAATGTGTTCATCGACGCAACAACGCCGGCAGATCGACTGCTGACTGCCGGCCGTGACCATCGCCAGTGctttttttgggttgttttctcaaaggtaaatttttttccatGTCTTCTAGACTTTTTCATCAGCCTTacctcttctttccttttcacCGCTCTTCCTCTCTGGATCCACAGATCTTTTCAGACGTGTTCATCGTCGCAACAACGCCGGCGGATCTGACAGATCTTTTCAGCCCTACCTCAAGGtaaattttttccttttcttctaatATTGGTTTTGATCTACAGCATGctgccaaaaaaataattttttttttttagtaattttttgtgGTTGATCCAGATTGATAGCCAGTTTGAGTTATCAATGGTTACAAATGATTCTTATGTTTTTTGCTAATAAATCATTGTTTTGATCAGTGTGCAGTTcccaaaattttgatttttttttagttatatgaTGGTGTGCGGTTCCCAAAATTTTGATCTTTTGAAACTAATTTATAGCTTCATaccaatatttattaaaattaactgAAAAACACCAACAAATATTTGTGTggagtaaaatttaaatatgcaacattctaaaataaaaattaaaaatatgtaattaaataGAGACCTCCAAACATCATATCATACAAGCGATCAGGTACATGCTTTGCAACCCTGGACTTGGCCACCTCTTTTAGTGACTACGTTATGCAGGCACATTATGGagataaatatagaaataaaaatggtAAATGAAAACACTATTGACAGAGCACAACACAACACAAGATAGGATAAAAAGATCAGAGCCTAGAATTAGGAAACACTGATGCATAAAATTATTGTCATCTGTGAAGCTGGTCAGCAGCTGAACTGGTTGTGGCTGATGAGGCAGTTGCCCTGCCATTCGAAACTCCATTGTCTACAGGTGATGAAATTCCCCATCTACCTTCCGACTCAATTGGCTCGACAACTTTAACTTATCCATCAGTTAATCCTTGGTTAGTCAAAAATTTATAGGTTTCTCTGTTAATCAACATTgagttttacttttgagaaatCTAGTCTTGTGGATGTTCAGAATTGTGTATTTAGAGTTATGCTTAGTCAATACTTGCACTATATTTAGTCTTTCCTGTTTGTTGGAGGAGAATTAGAGTCGCTGAATTTTTGGTTGTGTTGATAGTATCATACATAAGAAGGAAGACAACaactagtatatatattaattaaattcagTCAGAACTATAATTTTAGGTATAATCTTCTTTCTAAATGATTAGCCAGGATAAATATTGTATTAACTAAACAAAAAGTTGCTATCTTTTGCATATTGGCAgctttttcataatatttttttttgtttaccaTAGGTCTACAATGGTTACTGATAATTTAGATGATCTCCTTCACATTGACGTACCAATGTTTGCAACTATGGCAGTTATTTCAGTCATGATGTCTAACCGAGAACAACGGCAAGCACTACCCCGAGAGCCTTATAAGGAGGTATGTGAatgaatgttattttttatgttttcttttttaatgttaattttcgATATGATCAATGAGTTtgattcatttaaataaatatttttttaacggAGACAACCAAATAGAGTACCTAAACAAGCCTGTACCTGTTTTTTAGGAGTTAAAGttggttgatgatgatgatcatgccACCGGTGATCATGTCCGTTCAATCTTTGACCAATTTGGTGGTACAAACCCTGACGACGATTGTGCGCCTCCAACTAATGAGCCAAAGGACTGTGAATCATTTGAGGTAAATAGCCGAAGACATGAAACGCCAAGATCATCTGGAACTAAGACTGGCCGCACAACAAGGACTGTGGGTGAAAACACTGCTATGGACAATGTCGGGGATAAGTTGGGTGAGTTGGCGGCGTCAATTGATCGggcaagaaagaaaacatggaaggaAAAACTATCAGATGCTCTATGGGATATGGAAGGTTATGATGATGGGGACATGGAAATGGTCTTTGATAGATTAATGACTAACAAAAAACAAGCCGAATTATTCTACTTGAGAAAGCCATCTCTTCGCAAAAGATGGTTAGATAACTTTATTGAATCTATAAAGAATTCCAACTCCTGAAGTTAGCATCAAGGTAAGTTTTACTCATGAATTATTTTAACATTAGTTTCTTCATAATATGGAACCTAATGTTGAACATAGTTGCTTGTTTGCAGGAAACAAGAGTATCTATTTGCTGGTGATCATGTTGCATGGAGTTTATGGGTTTGCTGGCACAAGTTGATcttataaaagaaacaaaatcctGCCAACATGTTGTTTCTTTAGCTTATGATTTTGTAATGCAAAACCCTGTGTTGTTCTTCATTATGCAAtgggttaaatttttattttttactatgaACTGTGAAACATTGTATTGGTATTTGTTATGTGAAACCTTGTGTTGATGTTATGCTACTATTACTAATTGTATGCAATATTTGCACTAATGAATTTTTACATGTGAGTTTGTTAGGTGGATGAATGTCTCTAGAATAATGGGAATTTTTACATGATGTTGTAAATGTGAATTTTTTACATATGAGTTTGTTAGATGAATGAATGTCTCTTGAATAATGTGAATTCTACaagaatttttatatgtatggtAGGTGGATGAATGTCTCTAGAATAATGACGCTGTAATTTCTTGTATACATGAATTTTTACATGTGAAGTTGGAACCTTATTTTGCATttgttaatttttcaatttttgacaATAATGTGGATCCTATTAAATCTATGCCGTCAATAGTTCCACAATTAAgatgcaaattattttttaatattaaataataatggaaataacgataatattattattaatataaactatgATAATagttttttcacaaatatttaaaaatggaGAAGTGGTCACTTCAGGAAAATGTCAATTTCCTTCTGAATAAACTAACgaaagtgatatcacttctaTTTATTTCTGAAAACGGCACTTTTTTTTCACTTCAGTCCAAATGAATATTCCTAAGTAATTTtgtgtgtgaaaaaaaatacaaaaaaatggtTTTGTGATTGCATGtaacaagaatttttttttctcctccaATACGAACAGCATAAACCTCGACAGAGCAAGAGGAATTGGAAGCGTACACATGTGGGTACTAGAACTactcatatataattattatttacacttttaaaaatatggcTTCATttgagattttaatttttatcatttataaagGTATTTTAATTAAGACCCGACTACTAATAGATTATTTGGTCGCTGGTTGCATGTAAATATGCAACAAAAATTGGCCCTGCCAGGTAGGACATGTTAGGCAATTGATTAGTTTCAGGACTATTATAATTCACTTTTAACTGTCTATTTAAACatgtgttctttctttctttttcttatttgctAGATAGTTGATACACAAAGGAAAGACAACCAACAAATGATTTCTTGGCAAGAGATGGTTGACAACAGACATACACCAACttgtatactatttttatatatcacatactatttataaaaaaacaaatcataaaaaaacatatggatGGAAAccaaaagttttaaaataactaaCGACATTTAGGTCAATTGGTATCGAGACTTTTACATAGAGTGTTCATTTTGAGGAAGACCTGACATCGAATCTTATATCCATACAAGGTGAGGACACGTGGGTCAGTGTTGAGTTCTGCTTCCCATGCACGTCCCTGACTTGCTTTTAAATAGgaggcgcttgtcgtctatttgtcaaaaaaaaaaatttaaatacatgtACCTTAAGtctttttaatgtaattttcaTACATACTGTGTATTATGTATATCAACGTATGCATACCGTATATCTGTCTAtaccaatgtatatatatacatggacaCAAgtgaaagtaataaataaataaagataaatgccaaaaaaaaaaaaaaatgaacttcCACACGTGTGTCCGTTTCCCGCCGTCTACCACACGTGTGTCAAACCcttttccattatatatatatatatatatattaaaaaaattattttccatGAACCCACACCTTTTTGTTCTCTAGTTCAACAGGGTTCTTGTTTCTTTCACTGCGTTTTCCCCCAAATCCCAAATGCTTTGAATTTGGCCTCTtcctctctccttctccttctccgcCACCATCATCCACCTCTCCAATGGCCTCCATCTCCGGCTTCTGCTCCTCCTCCGCTTCCCCTGCCGCAGCTCTCAAGCCTCGCCGCTTGCTATCTCCACAGAAATCCCCTCTTCTCCGCCCTATTGTCGGCCCCCGCACGCTTGTCTCCGTTGCCCGCGATATCTCCGCTGATCTCTCCACTAACTCTTCCATTCCCGTCTCCCCGAAGTCTGCCGCCATCGAGAAGGACCCTGTCAATCTCTGGCGACGCTATGTTGATTGGCTTTACCAGCACAAGGAGTTGGGACTGTACCTTGATGTTAGCCGGATCAGCTTCACTGATGAGTTCTTTGATTCGATGGAACCCCGGCTTCAGAAGGCTTTTTTGCATATGAAGGAGTTGGAGAAGGGAGCGATTGCGAACCCTGATGAGGGGCGGATGGTGGGGCATTACTGGCTTCGGAACCCTAAAATGGCGCCGAATTCGTTCTTGAGGTTGCAGATTGAGAACACGCTGGAAGCTATCTGTGACTTTGCGGATAAGATAATCAGTGGGCAGGTATAAGAGTTTGATGGGGTTTTTGTGATCTAGTGTTTTTGTGAAAGAAATTCATTTTATGATTCTCTAGTGACATATTGAAATGTGGAACAGATAAAGCCTCCATCTTTTCCAGAGGGCCGGTTTACCCAGATTCTTTCTGTTGGAATTGGTGGTTCTGCCTTGGGGCCTCAGTTTGTTGCTGAGGCATTAGCCCCTGATAATC containing:
- the LOC120282486 gene encoding 14-3-3-like protein GF14 kappa, which translates into the protein MAEMAEGRTREEWVYLAKLAEQAERYEEMAGFMKSLVRCCSPGEELTVEERNLFSVAYKNMVGSRRAAWRIVSSIEQKEESRRNEDHVALVRSYRGRIESELSSVCGEILGLLDSNLVPSVESSESKVFYLKMKGDYHRYVAEFKIGDERKKAADETMAAYKEAQGIALVDLPPTQPIRLGLALNFSVFYYEILNSSEKACSMAKQAFEDAIAELDSLGEESYKDSTLIMQLLRDNLTLWSSDAQEQIDEV
- the LOC120282352 gene encoding pentatricopeptide repeat-containing protein At5g18475, with the protein product MVSPRPPPLPWISPLHYPKGLKPSSPSPPPCPAESRPRRRFISHTDAIRLITHHSDPQQALDLFNSCAAQPGFAHNHATYSAILLRLARSRKFLAIDALLHRISSEPCRFHESILLSLMPFFSRASLHEKTLDAFFSILPLTRFKPSSKALATCLNLLLSSSRFDLAQSLLSHAQSHLGISPNTCVRNILIKHLCKSGDLSAAFKVFDEMRHSDSSSPPNLITYSTLMAALCNEGKLKDAYQLFEEMIERDKIAPDALTYNVLINGFCKHGKVEKAKAVLEFMRRNDCEPNVFNYASLMNGFCKQSRIEDAKKVFDEMQSSCLEPDAVTYTTLISCYCRAGRVDEGIELVKQMRNRDCKADVVTYNVVIEGLCKVERFREAMELLESLPYEGVRLNVASYRIVMNSLCAKGDMEMALGLLGLMLGRGVVPHFATSNKLLVGLCDAGSVANTAIALFGLAEMGFAPEIGCWIRLVECMCRERKLVRVLQVFDEIINHCGALEF
- the LOC120282353 gene encoding uncharacterized protein LOC120282353 isoform X1, with amino-acid sequence MSSFHFPHPNELLGSETSSSALPLSSFFTTLPLWIFQTFSNVFIDATTPADRLLTAGRDHRQCFFWVVFSKIFSDVFIVATTPADLTDLFSPTSRSTMVTDNLDDLLHIDVPMFATMAVISVMMSNREQRQALPREPYKEELKLVDDDDHATGDHVRSIFDQFGGTNPDDDCAPPTNEPKDCESFEVNSRRHETPRSSGTKTGRTTRTVGENTAMDNVGDKLGELAASIDRARKKTWKEKLSDALWDMEGYDDGDMEMVFDRLMTNKKQAELFYLRKPSLRKRWLDNFIESIKNSNS
- the LOC120282353 gene encoding uncharacterized protein LOC120282353 isoform X2 — encoded protein: MSSFHFPHPNELLGSETSSSALPLSSFFTTLPLWIFQTFSNVFIDATTPADRLLTAGRDHRQCFFWVVFSKIFSDVFIVATTPADLTDLFSPTSRSTMVTDNLDDLLHIDVPMFATMAVISVMMSNREQRQALPREPYKELVDDDDHATGDHVRSIFDQFGGTNPDDDCAPPTNEPKDCESFEVNSRRHETPRSSGTKTGRTTRTVGENTAMDNVGDKLGELAASIDRARKKTWKEKLSDALWDMEGYDDGDMEMVFDRLMTNKKQAELFYLRKPSLRKRWLDNFIESIKNSNS